A single Meles meles chromosome 20, mMelMel3.1 paternal haplotype, whole genome shotgun sequence DNA region contains:
- the EFCAB12 gene encoding EF-hand calcium-binding domain-containing protein 12: MDDDSYETYEALFLSVVGLCQSKTSGDDETSSKDPIFDPEPVIAHCFKQFKQKAFHQPQSRRRIITLPQNEDPIPINLMAQAQTPPRPVSSFKVLGAGDILGQPDDVKTWLSQRLKLRQNLESFGDTEKWLQNKACLTPSEAKVLYMIQKEHEAHLLACLTPTRATKKGPRPSRRPVPQLRLPKPSALTTLYSYLRSRKIKILEIFSKVDWGENQRISREEFIAALKAVGVPLKNQEMEDVVIYLSSLGKCNNITTDILANTYKQWSLGEQRSTLSTAREYYRSAKHRGSLQSASKKQVDLAPQPCKMDLLTVPLVDTHMEARPMTLEEMEDVGKRYRERKRQHKLKIPYIKYLERCRLVRSGNKHFDEHCLPSTMHGEMRELINRSRRDNFLVYLQCHKLCEYYGLPLTEDILMKALLYPGDKIIFQKDQVRPIRQPGGYYSDLKIFSPNLALLKLQGFSEALAKKADKKTLKKVKKIHFKEFEEFTRKLQVKSPRGPQRTHPNFFWPGHLLDKLRLYLPTVAVDRSLALFSCVQPQPHAYSASYHPDHWWPIGNMNYMTCGYYDAPKVYYIN; encoded by the exons ATGGATGACGATTCCTATGAAACGTACGAGGCTCTGTTCCTGTCGGTGGTCG GGCTCTGCCAGTCTAAGACCTCAGGTGATGATGAAACCTCCAGCAAGGACCCCATCTTCGATCCTGAACCAGTCATTGCCCACTGCTTCAAGCAGTTCAAGCAGAAGGCTTTCCACCAGCCTCAGAGCCGCCGGCGGATCATCACCTTGCCTCAAAATGAGGATCCAATACCCATCAATCTCATGGCCCAAGCCCAGACTCCCCCACGGCCAGTCTCCAGCTTCAAAGTCCTGGGAGCCGGGGATATCCTGGGGCAGCCGGACGATGTGAAGACCTGGCTCAGCCAGAGACTGAAGCTTCGGCAGAACCTGGAGTCATTCGGCGACACGGAGAAGTGGCTGCAGAACAAGGCTTGCCTCACCCCTTCAGAGGCCAAGGTCTTATACATGATCCAAAAGGAACATGAGGCCCATTTGCTGGCCTGTCTGACTCCTACCAGAGCCACCAAG AAGGGCCCCCGGCCTTCCCGCCGACCGGTGCCCCAGCTCCGACTGCCCAAGCCTTCTGCCTTGACCACCTTGTACTCGTACCTGCGCAGCCGCAAGATCAAGATCCTGGAGATATTCAGCAAGGTGGACTGGGGTGAGAACCAGAGGATCTCTAGGGAGGAGTTCATTGCAGCTCTGAAGGCG gTTGGAGTCCCTCTGAAAAACCAGGAGATGGAGGATGTTGTGATCTATCTCAGCTCTCTGGGAAAGTGCAACAACATTACCACGGATATCCTAGCCAACACCTACAAGCAGTGGTCTTTGGGTGAACAGAGAAGCACCCTGTCGACTGCAAGGGAGT ATTATAGATCTGCCAAGCATAGAGGTTCCCTCCAGAGTGCATCCAAGAAGCAGGTGGATTTGGCCCCACAGCCTTGCAAGATGGACCTGCTGACTGTGCCCCTGGTTGACACCCACATGGAGGCACGACCCATGACTCTGGAGGAGATGGAGGACGTTGGCAAGCGGTACCGCGAGAGGAAGCGGCAGCACAAG CTCAAGATCCCCTACATCAAGTACCTGGAGCGGTGCCGCCTGGTGCGCAGTGGGAATAAGCACTTTGATGAGCACTGTCTCCCGTCCACCATGCACGGGGAGATGAGGGAGCTCATCAACAGGTCCCGCAGGGACAACTTTCTGGTCTACCTGCAGTGCCACAAGCTGTGTGAGTACTACGGCCTCCCGCTGACGGAGGACATCCTCATGAAAG CCCTGCTGTACCCAGGAGACAAGATCATTTTCCAGAAGGACCAGGTGCGCCCTATCCGGCAGCCAGGAGGCTACTACTCAGACTTGAAGATCTTCAGTCCAAATCTGGCCCTGCTCAAGCTCCAGGGCTTCAGCGAGGCTCTGGCTAAGAAGGCCGACAA GAAAACATTGAAGAAAGTCAAGAAGATACACTTTAAGGAGTTTGAGGAGTTCACCAG GAAGCTGCAAGTGAAGAGCCCCAGAGGTCCACAGCGAACTCACCCCAATTTCTTCTGGCCGGGGCACCTCCTGGACAAGCTGCGGCTCTACCTGCCCACTGTGGCTGTGGACCGGAGCCTGGCACTCTTCAGTTGTGTCCAACCCCAGCCCCATGCCTACTCAGCCTCCTACCACCCCGACCACTGGTGGCCCATTGGGAACATGAACTACATGACCTGTGGCTATTACGATGCCCCCAAGGTCTACTACATCAACTAG